The stretch of DNA CGCCAGCGCAGGTTCGAATTCGGGTGCCATTAGAACCGGCTCCCCAGTTGTGAGACACCTCTTTCTTTAAGAGCACCAGCCAACCGCTGCGACGGTGGTTGTTCGCCGGGTTGGCGGAAACCTCGAAACCAAGAACCGACCACCAATACCGCTGAATTCCCGTGAGGGCGAGACGATGAATGATTCCTTCTCCACCGGCCAGCCGGGGGACTCCGCACCTGATCCGACCAGGCGCGACCCGGAGTCGCAGGACCACACATTTCCCCCGGCGGGGATGGGCGACGATCACCATTCGCTGGCGGAGATCGACCAGGAACTTCTCGACGCCATGAACGCGGCGAGCGAGCCGGCGACCCGATCGGGGTCGGCAGGCTCGGGCGGAGCGGAGTCGCTGGAGCGCGGAACCGAATTGGTGGGCACGATCGCCGCGGTGAACGACGACGATATTTTCCTGGACTTCGGCCCGAAGAGTCAGGGCTTGCTGCCACGCAACCAGTTCGGGAAGAAGGAGCCGCTCCCCGTCGGCCGGAAGGTCGACGTCGTGGTGGATCATCTCGATCCGGAGACGGGGCTCGTCATCGTCAACCGCAAGGGCGCGGTGCAGCGGGCGACGTGGACCAATCTCGAGAAGGGCATGATGGTCGAGGGCAGGGTCACTGGCCTGGTCAAGGGCGGGCTGGAGGTGAGCGTGCAGGGAATTCGCACGTTCATGCCCGCGTCCCAGGTCGAGCTGACGCCGCTCAAGGACATTTCCGTTCTGCTCAATCAGAACGTCCGCTGCGAAGTGCTGGAAGTCGATCGCCGCTCCAAGAACGTTCTGGTGAGTCGCCGCAAGGTGCTGGAGAAGGAAGTCAAGGAGAAGCGGCAGCATCTCAAGGAAGAGCTGGAGACGGGTCAGACGCGCAAGGGCACGGTGCGATCGATCACGGATTTCGGCGCGTTCGTGGATCTCGGCGGACTCGACGGCCTGGTGCATGTCAGCGACATGAGCTGGGGCAACGTGGGCAAGGTCGAGGACGTGCTCAGCGTGGGGCAGGAGGTCGAGGTCAAGGTCCTGAAGATCGATCGGGAGCGCGATCGAATCTCGCTGGGGATGAAACAGCTCCAGCCGGACCCGTGGGCCCACGTCGAGGAGCGTTTTCCGGAAGGGTCGAAGGTCAAGGCCCGGGTGACGCGACTGGCGAACTTCGGGGCCTTCGCGGAGTTGGAGTCGGGGATCGAAGGGCTGATTCCCCTGAGTGAAATGGGATGGAATCGCGTGGGACGTTCGTCGGATGCGGTTCGCGAAGGCGAGCTGGTTGACGCGGTGATTCTTCGCGTCGAACCGAAGAAGCGACGGCTGGCGCTGAGCATGAAGAATGCCCAGGCTGATCCGTGGGCCGGGGTGATGGAGTCGTTCCCGGCGAATTCCCTGGTCAAGGGTCGGGTCACGCGTCTGGCGGATTTCGGCGCCTTTGTGGAAATCGTCCCCGGCGTTGAAGGGCTGATCCACATTTCGGAGATGTCGACGCAGCGGGTGCGGTCCGCCGGCGACGTGGTCAAAGTCGGGGAGGAGGTCGAAGTCCGGGTGCTGGGGGTCGATCTCGACAACCGGCGGATGTCGCTATCGATCAAGGCGGTGGCGGCCCCCATGGAAGAGACCCAGGAGGCTCATGTTCCGGCGGAGCCGGAGAAGCCCAAGAAGCGGAAGAAGCCGCTTCGCGGCGGTCTCTCGAGCCACTTCGACTGGTAGGCTCGGCAGGGGAAGGCGGATCCGGCAAGGCCCATGCAATTCCAACTGATTGACCGGGTTCTGGAGCATACCCGCGGCGAGCGCATCGTGGCGGTCAAGGCGGTCTCGCTGGCGGAGGAGTACCTGGCCGATCATTTTCCGACCTTTCCCGTCCTGCCGGGAGTTCTGATGCTGCAAGCGTTGATCGAGGCGGCGAGCTGGCTCGCCCTCGAGGCGCTGGACTTTCCCGGGCGGGTCGCCTTGCTCCAAGAGGCGAGGAACGTAACATACAAAGAGTTTGTCCGGCCCGGGAGTCTTCTGCGGGTCGAAGTGGAATGCCGTCGGCTGGCGCCCGAGGGCAGCGAGTTTGCCGGAATCGGATTCTGCGGCGACCAGGAGGTCGTCAAGGCGCGGTTCAGCCTGGTCCATCCGGCGCTACCTGTCGAGACGGATGCGAAGCGCGCGACGACCCTTGCCGATCGCTGGGCGCTGCTGCGCCGCTGAACAGCCCGAACAAAACGAGGTTTTCGCGCAAAGCGTGGGAGGCTGAGCAGGATGCCGTTGACCAATGAGCAGGTGCTTGAAAAAGTCCGCGAGGTTCTGACCGACGCGTTGGGCGTGGACGACGATGAGGTCGTACCCGAGGCAACCCTGCAGGGCGACCTCGGTGCGGAGAGCATCGATTTTCTGGATATCGTGTTCCGGCTGGAGAAGGCCTTCGGCATCAAGATTCCGCGCGGGGAGCTCTTTCCGGACGATTTTGTGAACAACCCGGAGTACGTGGCCGGCGACCGCCTGACGGACAAGGGTCTGGCGCAACTCAAATCGGTGATGCCGCACGCCGACTTCACGGCGTTCGAGAAGGACCCGAAGGTGTCGAAGATGCCGGACCTGTTTACCGTCCGCACGATCTGCAACTACATCCAAAGCAAGACCGGGTCATCCGTGGCGGGCGCTTCGTAGAGGCCGGGAATCGCCGGGCGGCACGCGCTGTTTGCCGGTGAGGGGGAGCCTGGGGCCGGGGTCTTGGAGCGGGTACCTATCGGGCCGGGAGCGGCATCGGACGATGCGGTGGTTCTGGATTGACAGTTTCGTTGAATTCGACTCCGGGCGGCGGGCGGTGGCGGTGAAGAACGTCTCGCTGGCCGAGGAGTACATGCACGACCACTTCCCGGGATTTCCGGTGATGCCCGCGGCGCTAGTGATCGAGGGGATGGCCCAGACGGCGGGGATCCTGGTGGGCGAAGCGGGGGGATTCAAGGAAAACGTCATACTTGCGAAGGTCCGCCGGGCGGTGTTCCATGGCCATGCGCGTCCGGGAGATCGGCTTTCGTACGAGACCGTGCTCGAGTCGCTGGACGACCGCGGGGGAGTGACGGCCGGTCTGGTGAAGCGGGGATCGGACGTGCTCGCGGAGATCGACCTGATGTTCTCGCACGTTCGGCCCGGGGACCGGAACGCGAGCGTGCCGGAGGAGAATTTCGTATTCACCGGCGATTTCCTGCGGTTGCTGGCCAACGTCCGGGGGACGGCGACGGAACCGATGGAACCGGCGATTGCGGATGAGGCCGAGGCCAGGGCATGAGTGATCAGCGAAGGGTTGTCGTGACGGGTCTGGGCGTGGCCACGCCGGTGGGGATCGGCGTGGACGCGTTCTGGGACGCCCTGCTGGGTGCAAGCGGGGGCATCCGCCCCATCGCGGGATTTGACGCGTCGGCGCTGCCGTCGCGCGTCGGCGGGGAACTGCCCTCGTTCACTCTCGGTGACTACATTCCTAAGACGTACCGGAAGAGCGCCAAGGTGATGTCACGGGACATTACCGTCGCGGTGGTCGCGGCCTACCACGCCGTGCGCGACGCGGGCTTGAAAACGAAGTGCATTCTGGATCGCGGCGAGGCGGAAGGACCGGCGAACGTGGACAGCACGCGGTTCGGCGCCAACATCGGCGCGGGGTTGATCTGCGCCGACCTGACGGAGCTGGCCGGTGCGCTGGCCAGCGCGGCCGACGCCGATCCGGACAGTTTCAGCTATGCGCGGTGGGGCCGCGAGGGCATGGAGCAGCTTACGCCGCTGTGGCTCCTGAAGTTCCTGCCCAACATGCTCGCCTGCCACGTGACGATTGTTCACGACGCGCAGGCGCCGTCGAACACGGTGACGTGCGGCGAGGCATCGAGCTACCTGGCCATCGGCGAGGCGTTTCGAACGATCGCCCGCGGCGACGCCGACGTGTGCATCTGCGGCGGCGCGGAGAGCAAGATGAACCCCATGGGTGTCACCCGCCCGACGCTCATGGGCTGGCTGAATACGGAAGACAACGACGATCCCGAGCGTGCATGCCGGCCCTTCGCGGCCGACCGGCGGGGTGCCGTCGCGGCGGAAGGCGGCGGGCTGGTCATCCTGGAATCGCTGGAGCACGCCCGCGCTCGCAGCGCCCGCATCTACGCGGAAGTGGCGGGTTTCGGCGCGGCGAGCAGCACGCACCACTGGCGCGAGGCCGATCCCAGCGGACATGCGCTGGCCTCCGCGGTTCGCATGGCGATGCGGGATGCCAGCGTGAAGCCGGAGGAGATCGACCTCGTTGTCCCCATGGGCACGGGCATCAAAACCTACGATGCGGGCGAGATGAGCGCATGGCGCGCGGCGCTGCCGGCGCGCGCAACGCCGATTCCCGCAACAACCATTCGCGGGGCGGTGGGCAACTGCGGGGCGGGCGTGGGGGCGATGGATTTCGCGGCGGCCGCGCTGTGTGTGCATCATGGAACCGTGGTCGCCTCGCGCAACACGGCGCCACCCGACGCGGACTGCCCGTTCACATTTCGCGAAGGCGATCCGGCGGACAGGCGAATCCGCCACGCGGTTGTCGGCGGGTATGCCCTGGCCGGCGGGCAAAGCGCCGCGCTGGTCATCAAGCAGGTCGAGGGCTAGGCGGGGCGGCACGGGCCAGGAGGAGGCCCGGGCGCATCTGAGGAATTCGAATGAGACGTCGCGTTGTCATTACGGGCATTGGCTGGGTCACACCGCTGGGGCACGACATCGAGCCGGTGTGGCAACGGCTGCTGCGCGGCGAGAGCGGCGTCAGCCGGACGGAGCTGTTCGACGCATCGACCTTCCCGACGACGTTTTCGGCGCAAGTAAAGAACTTCCGACTCGAGGATCATCTTGGGGCGGACGCCGGCCGACATGCCGACGCCAGCCGCAACTCCCGGTTCGCCCTCGCGGCGGCGGCGCAGGCCTGGCGCAGCGCCGGGCTGAATCTCGAACTGCCCGTGGAAGCACAGCGCATCGGCGTGTACCTGGGCGGCGGGGAGGGGCCGCTGAATTTCCCACCGTTCGCGGCGGCGGCCGTGGCGGGGTGTCGCGACGACGCGGGGGAGTCGATTCCACTCGACACAGTTCGCTGGGCCAAGCTGGCCCTTGAGCGGCTCGAGGCGGTGCACGAGATCGAGCAGGAACCGCACATGGCCGCGGGTCACATCGCTGTGCAGTTCCGCGCGGCCGGTCCGAATCTGAACACGCTGACGGCCTGTGCCGCCAGCACGCAGGCCATCGGCGAAGCGATGGAGATCATCCGCCGCGGCGACGCGGACATCATGATTTCCGGCGGAACGCACAGCATGATCCATCCGCTGGGGGTGACGGGCTTCAACCGGCTCACGGCCCTTTCGACCCGCAACGACAGCCCGGAGACGGCGTCGCGTCCGTTCGATCGCACGCGCGACGGGTTCGTCCTCGGCGAGGGCGCGGGCATGCTGATCCTGGAAGAGCTGGAACACGCTCGCGGCCGGGGGGCGAAGATTCTGGCGGAAGTCGCCGGCTACGGCTCGACCGCCGACGCGTTTCGCATCACCGACATTCACGAGGACGGGCGTGGCGCCGTGGCGGCGATGACGGCGGCCATGGAAGACGCCGACGTTACCATTCAGGACGTCGATTACATCTCGGCACACGGCACGGGCACGGAGGAGAACGACAAGATCGAGTCGCTGGCCATTCGAAAAGTCTTCGGCGAGCACGCACCGAAGGTCCCGGTCAGCAGCGTGAAGAGCATGCTCGGGCACCTCATCGCCGCGGCCGGCGCGGTGGAACTCATCACCTGCGTATTGGCCATCCGGGACGGCATCCTTCCCCCCACGGCCCACTACCAGACGCCGGATCCCAACTGCGATCTGGACTACATTCCCAACGAGCCGCGACGCCGTCCGGTCCGCGCGGCGCTTTCCAACAGCTTCGGCTTCGGCGGGCAGAACGACACGCTCGTCGTGCGCGTCTATTCGAATTGAGAAGCCCAGGGGTGCATCGAGATGCACGCGGCGCAGTCGCCCGTGGGCATTTGAGGACACTGCTCGAGAGCAGTGGCACGCGCGCACCCGACCGATCCATACGCCGGGCAAGAGGTGCGTCGAGATGGACGCGAAGCGGTAGAACGTCCGCGCATGGAAAAGCGGCGTGACGACTGAATCATCGCCACGCCGCTCTGGTTTGATTGTATCACGGACGGGCACGAAGTGCATCACGATGCACTCTGCCCACCGGAATCAACGCGTCACGGCGCCGGGCAGGCGATCGAAATCCCCTGTCCCTTCCACGCATTGTAGGTATTCCCGCCATTGAGCACGTCGATCAGCCGCGTGATGTCCGCGACCGTCGGAGCGCCGGAGCGGTTGATGTCCGTGGCGTAATCAGGCCGCGGCGTCGTACCGTCCAGCGAGGCGATCAGCGCCGTCACGTCCGTTTCACTGGCCGTGCGGTTTCCGTCCACGTCACCCGGCAGGTAGCCGAAGCAGACGTCGGTGCCGCTATGGGTCACGCACGTCCACTGGTTCGTCGGAATCGGCGCACTGAACGTGAGCGTGGCCACATTGCCCACACCGGAGACGTTGGTGATCGTCGGCGCTGAGGCCGGACCGGGCTGCGTCGCGATGGTGAACGATCCCGTCGTCAGGGTCGAAGCATCGCAGGAGCCGTCGAAGGTGATCTCGACGCTGCTCCAACCCTGCGGCGGCGCGGCGCTGTCCAGGGCGTGCGGCTGACCGGCGTCGATGGCACATCCCGCGGGCAAGGCCGACACGATGCTGCAAGGGGTCACGACGCACTCGTCGGGCACGCCGTCGTCATTGGCGTCCGTCTTGCAGTTTTCGGTGCAGAAGAACGGTCCGCCCGGTGCCGGGCTGCCGACGGCGATCTGGCAACGATCCGGAATGCCGTCGGGCTGGCAGTCCGCCCAGCCGTTGGCGATGTCGCAATCGTCCGGTTCGCCGTTGTTGTTGCAGTCGCCATTGATCTGAATGTCGATGGCGTCCGGAACGCCGTTGGCGTTGCAGTCGTCCGGCATGCAGCGGACGCGGACATTGCCCGAAGGCGTTCCGCCCAGCTCGCCACCGACGCGCAGCTTCAGGAACGAGCCCGCAAACACGGGGACGGTTACCGAAGAAGCGTCGCCACAGGAGCTCAAGCAGGACTGCGTCTGGCACGTATTTCCGCTGACTGTACACGTGTTAACCTGCACGCAGACGCCGCCAACGCCGCAATCGGCATTCACCGTGCAAGGCGCACCGCCGACCAGACAGGTCTTGCAATCCGTGTTCGACAAGCACGGACGGTTCGGGTCGCCGGAGCACGCGTTGCAGTTGGCCGTCGAAGTGCACGGCGTGAGGGTATTCGTGCAGACGCTCGCGCAGTCGGCCGCGGTGTTGCAGGACGTTTGCGTCAGGCTGCACGACTGCGGACGAAGCAGGGCGGCGGCGGCCGACACTTCCGCGTCGTCGTTGCAGCCCAAGAGCAGGTCCGGCGGACACGGGTTGAACGGGTCGAGGACCTGATAGACCGCCAGGGTCGTGGCGGGGTTATTCTGGCCGGCCGGCGTGCCGCACGTATCCACGGTGAGGTTACCCGTGCAGGACGGCGTGTGATCGAGCCAGACGTCGTTGACCATGGCGGGCACGCAAGGCTCGTTCGGGCACTCCATGGTGGAACTGGCCAGGCTGAACGCCGCCGTCGTATCCGCCCCGGAGGGGACGGAGGACGTGGTCGTCTCACAGGCGTCGGCGGTGGGCAGGTTCCGCGTGCAGGGCACCTCGATACGAAGCTCGAAGTCGGTCTGCTGGGTAGGAACCTTGGAAGCCATCATGACGTAGTAGGTGGCACCCGGCGTGAGATTCTTGGCGCAGATGTCCGCACCGAGTCCGCCGCCGCAGCCGGGGAAGTCGTCGCTGCACGCGATGGCCTCAAGCGACTGACAGGCTTTCTCCGCGTCGCTCATGTCTCCCACGCTGAAGAGCTGGAGAACAGAGTCCTGGATGGCACCCGGCGTGTTGCAGGTGTGGATACGGGCGGAAGTCCCCAGGCCGAGGGGCATGGTGAACTTGAACCAGATCGAGCCCGCGCCCTGAGCGCCGGCACCGAGTTTCGAGCAGCACAAGATGGGATCGTCGGTCTCGGTGGTCGCGTTGCTGTTGTCCGCGACGGCCGATCCGATACCCGTCGTGGGGCTCACCAGAATCTCGGTGGGACCGCAGGCGGAGGAAATATCGCACGTTTCGTTGGGAAGCGGACAGTTGCCGTCCACCTCGCAAACCTGGCCGGAGATGCTGCACCGCCGGCAATAGCAGAAGTCGAACGCGGACTGGGTTCCGCAAAGATCGCTGGCGAACCCGGCGCACACCTCGTCCCACGCGCTGGTGCAGCAGAACAATCCGTCCTGTCCGCTGAAGCTGCACACGTCATTGCAGCACTCGACGTTTTCGCACCCGGTGTCCTGACCGGTGGTGCAGACGCGCGACACGGAGTCACAGAAGAAGCTGGGACCAAGATCGGCACAGAGCGCGTCATCGGGGAAGCCGATTTCGCACTGGCCGGGCTGGAATATCTGAGGATTGGCATTATTTCCCGTGCAGGCCCAATCGCCGCACACGGAAGACGTACACCATTTTCCGGCGATACCCGATACGGTCTTGCAGTGACCCGTGTAGGGAACGCTCGAGCATTCGAAGTCCGCGGTGCACTTTCTTGCGGTGCAGGCGGTGATCTCCTCCTGGTTGCAGGTGACTTCGGGAATTCCCGTGTAGCAATCGTTGGTCGAGTAGAGGCACGCGAAGAAGCCGCAGTTGAAATCGAAGTCGTCGCAGAAGGCGCCCGGATTCCAGATCGCGGTGCGCGGCGAACAGAGGTTGTTCGGCTGACACGTCCGGTTCGGGAAGCAGTCGGCGTCGGTCGTGCAACTGACCGTCGGCGAATCCGGATCGACGATGGCCTGGCACTGGCTGAAGGTCAGGTCGTCGCAGGCGTCACCCGGGCGGCAGCAGGCTTGCGTACCGCACGGCGGGTTGAACGGATTGTTCTTGCACAGTCCGCTCGCGACCCATCGGCCGTCCACCTCGGCACAGGTGATCGCATCGACGGTGTCGAAGCAAACCGCCTCGGAACAGGCCTTCGAGGTGCACGTGTTTACATTGCACGTTCCCTGCGGACAGTCGGCATCGGTCGTGCAACTGACCGTTTCGCAGTAGCGGTTTTCGGGACAATCCTGATCGATCGTACATGCCGGGCGATCGAGGCCGCCCTCCTGCAGCGGGCAGCACGCTCCGGTGGGAGCCTCGCCGCGGCAGGTGACCACGATGTACATGATGGCCGGGACGTTCCCCTGGAACTGCACCAACTGCCAGTCGGGATTGATGGACCAGAACGTGTTCTGGGTGGTTCCCACCTGGGCCTTGGACGGATTGACGACGCCGATGCCGTTCCTGTCGATCGTCCACGTGACGTAGTATCTGGTCCCGGCGCTCAGGTTGATGAAAACGTTGTCGGGAACGATGTATCGGTGTTCGATCAACTGGTTGACCACGAAGCGGCGTTCGGGCTCGTCCGCGGGCGGATTGAGTTCGTAATGCCGCGAGAATTCGGACCCCCCAATCGGCGCCCCGCTGCCGAGCGTGCGCAAGCCGGTAGTGATGTTGAAGTCGGTAATCGAGAACGACGTGGCCTTGAAGCCCACGCGGTAGGAAGCCACTTCACACGATCCGCCGGGAGGAAGTGCGAGTTGGATATCGTCGGCGAAAGTCTGTCCCCCGTTGATATCGAGGAAGGCGCCCGCGTTGGGGTTCACCGCGTAATAGGCAACGTAGGCCGACGGGCAGGCCTCGTCCGCATAGATCTCCATATTGAAGCTGCCGTGCGGGAACGCAGGCGAGCCCCCGAAGAACGAGTTACACTGGAGACTGACGCCGTTGTAGAAGGCGTCGACGGAGAAACCGCGGTCGGGCGGAGATCCACCGACCCAACCGGCCTTGGTGGGAAGCGGATTGCCGGGCGCAGCACTGAAGCGCACGCGGACCCAGACGGTCGAAGGGATCTGGACCTGGGCCGGATCGTACGTGGCCTCGAGGACGTGCGTCACCGCAATGTCGTTGTCGAGGTTGAGGAACGTGCGCGACGACAGGGGGATCTGCGTACCGCCGGCCTGGGGGCAGGCCGTGTACAGATCCACGACCGCGCGGAATTCACTTCCGCCGCCCACCACACCGCCGTTGACGAAGACGCGGAGGCGGGAGATCCCGCAATTATCGAGCAGGTAGGTCGAGGCGTCGTCGGCAATGGAGATACCGGGCGAGCCATTTGAATAGAGGAAGGTACCTCGCGTGTTCTTGTAGACGATCTTGTCAGGGTCAGCCGCCAGCGGCGAGCGGAGCACCTGGGTTTGCCCGCTATCGGTGTGGAGGATGTACTTCTGGTTATGGGGTAGAGGCGTGACCTGCATCGCCCCGGCCCCGTCCCCCAGCGGAACCAATGCCGATGCTTCCTCGGTGCTGGCCGTGCACTCAGGCCCGGAAGCCTGCGCGACGACCGTTCCAACCGCCAGCAGGACCGCAGCGGTCAAGAATCCCAGCCGACCTTTGCGACTCGTGTCCATCGTTCTTCCTCTTGCAGAAAGTCGTTTCAGATACACCCAT from Phycisphaerae bacterium encodes:
- a CDS encoding S1 RNA-binding domain-containing protein; its protein translation is MNDSFSTGQPGDSAPDPTRRDPESQDHTFPPAGMGDDHHSLAEIDQELLDAMNAASEPATRSGSAGSGGAESLERGTELVGTIAAVNDDDIFLDFGPKSQGLLPRNQFGKKEPLPVGRKVDVVVDHLDPETGLVIVNRKGAVQRATWTNLEKGMMVEGRVTGLVKGGLEVSVQGIRTFMPASQVELTPLKDISVLLNQNVRCEVLEVDRRSKNVLVSRRKVLEKEVKEKRQHLKEELETGQTRKGTVRSITDFGAFVDLGGLDGLVHVSDMSWGNVGKVEDVLSVGQEVEVKVLKIDRERDRISLGMKQLQPDPWAHVEERFPEGSKVKARVTRLANFGAFAELESGIEGLIPLSEMGWNRVGRSSDAVREGELVDAVILRVEPKKRRLALSMKNAQADPWAGVMESFPANSLVKGRVTRLADFGAFVEIVPGVEGLIHISEMSTQRVRSAGDVVKVGEEVEVRVLGVDLDNRRMSLSIKAVAAPMEETQEAHVPAEPEKPKKRKKPLRGGLSSHFDW
- a CDS encoding beta-hydroxyacyl-ACP dehydratase is translated as MQFQLIDRVLEHTRGERIVAVKAVSLAEEYLADHFPTFPVLPGVLMLQALIEAASWLALEALDFPGRVALLQEARNVTYKEFVRPGSLLRVEVECRRLAPEGSEFAGIGFCGDQEVVKARFSLVHPALPVETDAKRATTLADRWALLRR
- a CDS encoding acyl carrier protein: MPLTNEQVLEKVREVLTDALGVDDDEVVPEATLQGDLGAESIDFLDIVFRLEKAFGIKIPRGELFPDDFVNNPEYVAGDRLTDKGLAQLKSVMPHADFTAFEKDPKVSKMPDLFTVRTICNYIQSKTGSSVAGAS
- a CDS encoding beta-hydroxyacyl-ACP dehydratase, which produces MRWFWIDSFVEFDSGRRAVAVKNVSLAEEYMHDHFPGFPVMPAALVIEGMAQTAGILVGEAGGFKENVILAKVRRAVFHGHARPGDRLSYETVLESLDDRGGVTAGLVKRGSDVLAEIDLMFSHVRPGDRNASVPEENFVFTGDFLRLLANVRGTATEPMEPAIADEAEARA
- a CDS encoding beta-ketoacyl-[acyl-carrier-protein] synthase family protein; translated protein: MSDQRRVVVTGLGVATPVGIGVDAFWDALLGASGGIRPIAGFDASALPSRVGGELPSFTLGDYIPKTYRKSAKVMSRDITVAVVAAYHAVRDAGLKTKCILDRGEAEGPANVDSTRFGANIGAGLICADLTELAGALASAADADPDSFSYARWGREGMEQLTPLWLLKFLPNMLACHVTIVHDAQAPSNTVTCGEASSYLAIGEAFRTIARGDADVCICGGAESKMNPMGVTRPTLMGWLNTEDNDDPERACRPFAADRRGAVAAEGGGLVILESLEHARARSARIYAEVAGFGAASSTHHWREADPSGHALASAVRMAMRDASVKPEEIDLVVPMGTGIKTYDAGEMSAWRAALPARATPIPATTIRGAVGNCGAGVGAMDFAAAALCVHHGTVVASRNTAPPDADCPFTFREGDPADRRIRHAVVGGYALAGGQSAALVIKQVEG
- a CDS encoding beta-ketoacyl-[acyl-carrier-protein] synthase family protein, encoding MRRRVVITGIGWVTPLGHDIEPVWQRLLRGESGVSRTELFDASTFPTTFSAQVKNFRLEDHLGADAGRHADASRNSRFALAAAAQAWRSAGLNLELPVEAQRIGVYLGGGEGPLNFPPFAAAAVAGCRDDAGESIPLDTVRWAKLALERLEAVHEIEQEPHMAAGHIAVQFRAAGPNLNTLTACAASTQAIGEAMEIIRRGDADIMISGGTHSMIHPLGVTGFNRLTALSTRNDSPETASRPFDRTRDGFVLGEGAGMLILEELEHARGRGAKILAEVAGYGSTADAFRITDIHEDGRGAVAAMTAAMEDADVTIQDVDYISAHGTGTEENDKIESLAIRKVFGEHAPKVPVSSVKSMLGHLIAAAGAVELITCVLAIRDGILPPTAHYQTPDPNCDLDYIPNEPRRRPVRAALSNSFGFGGQNDTLVVRVYSN